A window of Acidimicrobiia bacterium genomic DNA:
GGGACCGCAGCCCGTCAACCCGCCGCCGGGCACGACCGGACCGACCTCGGTCACGACCGGCTGGGGCCCGAGCGAGCTGCCGCTGCTGCAGTCGATGGAGCAGTACTTCGCGCTGAACGCGGCGCAGGTGCAGAAGCTCGCCATCCAGTTCTGGGCGTACCTCATCGGCATGTCGGGCTGACGGCGCGCGGCCCGCGGCTGCGGGCCGCGCGCGGCTACCCGATGCCGCGGACGATGTCCCGGCCCGGCCAGTAGCCCGTGCCGCCGACGACCGGCGCGCCGCCGTAGCCGTGGATGCCGCCGAACGCGTCCACGACGTAGCCCGCCGCCTCGCCGCTCACGACGGAGATGCCGCGCACGAGGTCCCGGCCGGCCCAGTAGCCGGATGCATACGCGTTCGGCGCGCCACCGAGCTCGTGCAGCCCGCCGTACAGGTCGAGCACCAGCCCCTGGCCGAGCGCGGTCGCGACGACGCCGCGCGCGACGTCCGCTCCCGGCCAGGACGCGGACGTCCCCGGCGTCGCGGGCATCGTGTGGCCGCTCTGCACGAGCGGGTGGACGCCGCCCCACGCGTCGACGATCGAACCGCGCACGTACCCGCCCGTGCACGGATCGAGCGCGATGCCGCGCGCGATGTTCCATCCGGGCCAGTACGCGGACGTCGTGACGGCCGGCGCGCCGCCGTAGGGGTGCACGCCGCCGAACGCGTCGAGGACGTACCCGCGCCCGCCGGTCGCGTCGCACGGGTCCCCGACGATCGCGCGCGCGATGTCCCAACCGCGCCAGTAGCCCGTGACGGTGACCGCGTGCGCGTCGCCGAACGGGTGGACACCGCCGAAGCCGTCGAGCACGTACCCGCCGGTCGGGTTCCCGGTCTCGTCGCGCAGCACGACGATCCCCCGAGCGATGTCCCAGCCCGGCCAGTAGCTCGTCGTCGCCAGCGCGGGCGCGCCCCCGTAGCCGTGGATGCCGCCGAACGCGTCGAGCACGTACCCGAGGACGGGTGTCGCGCGCGGCGTCGCGCTCGGTGCGAAGGCGAAGACCGTCCGGTCGCCGGCGACGAGCACGCGCCCGCCGTTCGCGGCGACGGACGTGAAGTGACGCGCGTGGCCGATGTCGAAGCTCGCGTCCACAGCTCCGGTCGACGGGTCGAGCGCGTAGAGCGTGCCGCCGTCGTAGTCGACGACCCAGACCGCGCCGCCCGCGACGATCGGCGAGCCGCTCGTCCCGGACGGTGCCTGCCATCCGGGGACGGCGGTCAGGGTCGGCGGCGCGGAGGTGAGGTCCACGTGGACGGCGCGGGTGCCACCGACGCACGGCACGTAGATCGTGGACGTCGTCGCGTCGTACGCGTCGCCGCCGAACGCGAAGCACCCGGGCATCGAGATGGTCGCATTCGCGAAGCCGTCACCGATGCTGGCCGGCTCGGTCAGCGCCGAGCCGTCGACCAGGTAGCCGACCTCCTGCTTCCCGACCGCGAACAGCTCGCCGTTCGGGAGGAGCAGCGGCCCGGTCGAGCCGAGGTCGAGATCCTGCTCGTTCCACAGCGCCCAGCTCGTCGGGGCCCACGCGCCGGTCTCGTGCAACGAGCCGTCGAGCCGGATCAGCGAGTTG
This region includes:
- a CDS encoding PQQ-binding-like beta-propeller repeat protein translates to MHASRPLTTRVVVLLAVTALAAVLAGTGVAGATPPSWPTYHGTPDRNGDPGASPALLPASPVWSSPVLDGFVYGEPLVVGSRVYVVTENDTFYALDATTGQIVWATHVGTPVPLALLPCGDIDPLGVTGTPVIDTATGVIYAIAEQRYPTVHHDLVGIDTATGRVVLQRSADPPGMTAVTQQQRAALAIEGSVVYWAFGGLDGDCGAYHGWVVGYDTNAGGALHSYQVPTTREGAIWGTSGIALDGSGNLYVTTGNGENGVGDPYDRGNSLIRLDGSLHETGAWAPTSWALWNEQDLDLGSTGPLLLPNGELFAVGKQEVGYLVDGSALTEPASIGDGFANATISMPGCFAFGGDAYDATTSTIYVPCVGGTRAVHVDLTSAPPTLTAVPGWQAPSGTSGSPIVAGGAVWVVDYDGGTLYALDPSTGAVDASFDIGHARHFTSVAANGGRVLVAGDRTVFAFAPSATPRATPVLGYVLDAFGGIHGYGGAPALATTSYWPGWDIARGIVVLRDETGNPTGGYVLDGFGGVHPFGDAHAVTVTGYWRGWDIARAIVGDPCDATGGRGYVLDAFGGVHPYGGAPAVTTSAYWPGWNIARGIALDPCTGGYVRGSIVDAWGGVHPLVQSGHTMPATPGTSASWPGADVARGVVATALGQGLVLDLYGGLHELGGAPNAYASGYWAGRDLVRGISVVSGEAAGYVVDAFGGIHGYGGAPVVGGTGYWPGRDIVRGIG